A genome region from Nocardioides cynanchi includes the following:
- a CDS encoding 6-pyruvoyl trahydropterin synthase family protein, with the protein MFEVTVRDHMMIAHSFRGEVFGPARRLHGATYVVDAAFARDGLDDDGIVLDIGRAGEALHAVLAELTYRNLDDEEAFARTNTTTEVLAREVADRLAQRLRAGELGVAHDSLARIRVTLHESPVAWASYERAP; encoded by the coding sequence ATGTTCGAGGTGACCGTCCGCGACCACATGATGATCGCCCACAGCTTCCGGGGTGAGGTGTTCGGCCCGGCCCGCCGCCTGCACGGGGCGACGTACGTCGTCGACGCGGCGTTCGCCCGCGACGGCCTGGACGACGACGGGATCGTGCTCGACATCGGCCGGGCGGGGGAGGCCCTGCACGCGGTGCTCGCCGAGCTGACCTATCGCAACCTCGACGACGAGGAGGCCTTCGCGCGCACCAACACCACCACCGAGGTGCTGGCCCGTGAGGTCGCGGATCGTCTGGCGCAGCGGCTCCGGGCCGGCGAGCTCGGGGTCGCCCACGACTCCCTGGCCCGGATCCGGGTCACGCTGCACGAGTCGCCGGTCGCGTGGGCGAGCTACGAGCGCGCGCCATGA
- a CDS encoding glycosyltransferase family 4 protein, which produces MTGVLHAVVPAGVDDPARPSGGNVYDRRVLDGLRACGWQVEEHQVEGAWPTPDVGALAGLARVLGDLPEAALVLVDGLIASSAAVVLPGASSRLRTVVLVHMPLGPDAGEEAVLSGASAVVTTSRATRDRLRQWYALRRVQVCEPGADRAPLATGSGTDGALLCVAAVHRGKGHDLLLDALAEVGDQPWTLTCVGSLEVDPIHVERLQQKVYARRWEGRVRFVGPLGGRSLEAAYDVADLVVLASRAESYGMVLTEALAHGLPVVATRVGGVAEAVGRALDGSAPGLLVAPDDTAALASALGGWLSDGDLRRRLAAAAASRRTGLRPWSATAADLAAVLTQVDHRVQATAGTRR; this is translated from the coding sequence ATGACCGGCGTCCTGCACGCGGTCGTGCCCGCCGGGGTGGACGACCCGGCCCGACCCAGCGGTGGCAACGTCTACGACCGTCGGGTGCTCGACGGCCTCCGGGCGTGCGGTTGGCAGGTCGAGGAGCACCAGGTCGAGGGCGCCTGGCCGACCCCCGACGTCGGCGCGCTGGCGGGGCTCGCCCGGGTGCTGGGCGACCTGCCCGAGGCAGCCCTGGTGCTGGTCGACGGGCTGATCGCCTCGTCCGCCGCCGTGGTGCTGCCCGGAGCCAGCTCCCGGCTGCGGACCGTCGTCCTGGTGCACATGCCGCTGGGCCCCGACGCCGGCGAGGAGGCCGTCCTGTCCGGCGCCTCCGCCGTGGTCACCACCAGCCGGGCGACCCGTGACCGGTTGCGCCAGTGGTACGCCCTGCGCCGGGTCCAGGTCTGCGAGCCGGGAGCCGACCGGGCGCCGCTCGCGACCGGCAGCGGCACCGACGGAGCCCTGCTCTGCGTGGCCGCGGTGCACCGGGGCAAGGGTCACGACCTGCTGCTCGACGCGCTCGCCGAGGTGGGCGACCAGCCCTGGACCCTGACCTGCGTCGGCTCGCTGGAGGTCGACCCGATCCACGTGGAGCGTCTCCAGCAGAAGGTCTACGCCCGGCGGTGGGAGGGTCGGGTCCGGTTCGTCGGCCCGTTGGGCGGGCGGTCCCTCGAGGCGGCGTACGACGTGGCCGATCTGGTGGTCCTCGCGTCGCGCGCCGAGAGCTACGGGATGGTGCTCACCGAGGCGCTCGCGCACGGGCTGCCCGTCGTCGCCACCCGGGTCGGCGGTGTGGCCGAGGCAGTCGGCCGGGCCCTCGACGGCTCGGCGCCGGGGCTGCTGGTGGCTCCCGACGACACCGCCGCCCTCGCCTCGGCGCTGGGCGGCTGGCTCTCCGACGGCGACCTGCGCCGGCGACTCGCCGCCGCGGCGGCCTCGCGTCGTACTGGTCTCCGGCCCTGGTCGGCGACCGCGGCCGACCTCGCAGCCGTGCTCACGCAGGTCGACCACCGCGTCCAGGCCACGGCCGGGACCCGCCGATGA